One region of Glycine max cultivar Williams 82 chromosome 9, Glycine_max_v4.0, whole genome shotgun sequence genomic DNA includes:
- the LOC100527286 gene encoding 60S ribosomal protein L2-like — translation MAVSLWRSRTASSALNLFNNTLRCFSSEATNSSPHSTRESMMYSDINSRIGSCMPLSAMRIGTIIHNIELNPGQGGKLVRAAGTSAKILKEPTSAYCLIQLPSGVKKLIDSRCRATVGVVSNPSHGDRKLRKAGHSRWLGRRPVVRGVAMNPVDHPHGGGEGKSKSGGRFGRGSLTPWGKPTKSGYKTGPLKRKR, via the exons ATGGCTGTGTCACTGTGGAGAAGTCGCACTGCTTCATCAGCACTGAACTTGTTCAACAATACTCTTCGCTGTTTCTCTTCCG AGGCAACAAACTCCAGTCCTCATAGTACACGAGAGAGTATGATGTATTCTGACATAAACTCACGAATTGGGAGTTGCATGCCACTGTCTGCAATGCGCATTGGAACAATCATTCACAACATTGAGTTGAACCCAGGGCAAGGTGGCAAGCTCGTCCGAGCTGCTGGAACTAGTGCAAAGATCTTGAAAGAGCCCACATCGGCATACTGTTTAATCCAACTGCCCTCGGGTGTTAAAAAGTTGATTGATTCTCGATGTAGGGCCACTGTTGGTGTTGTATCTAATCCTAGCCATGGGGATCGCAAACTTAGGAAGGCCGGACACAGCCGATGGCTTGGTCGAAGACCAGTTGTCCGAGGAGTGGCAATGAATCCAGTAGATCATCCTCATGGTGGAGGAGAGGGTAAGAGCAAGAGTGGTGGACGATTTGGGCGAGGATCTCTCACTCCTTGGGGCAAGCCAACTAAGAGTGGCTACAAGACTGGACCCCTGAAGCGCAAAAGGTAG